In Bacillus sp. Cs-700, one genomic interval encodes:
- a CDS encoding HD domain-containing protein, with protein sequence MKKIEKAIEFSAVAHDGQYRKGSTLPYLSHPVTVGFYLIESGASEEAIAAGILHDVVEDTAMTYDIVKEEFGEIIAELVEGCSEPDKTLSWEKRKSHTIETLRTASFQVKQIASADKLHNLTTINYDYETEGERIWERFNRGKEKQRWYYESIYLSLLAGLTAKEAEFPLFLKLNEMIETVFGDC encoded by the coding sequence ATGAAAAAAATTGAAAAAGCTATTGAATTTTCTGCAGTCGCTCATGATGGACAATATAGAAAAGGCTCCACGTTGCCATACTTATCCCACCCTGTAACAGTAGGGTTCTATTTAATAGAGTCAGGCGCCTCAGAAGAAGCCATTGCAGCGGGAATACTCCATGATGTGGTGGAAGATACCGCCATGACTTATGACATCGTTAAAGAAGAGTTCGGTGAAATCATCGCAGAATTAGTTGAAGGGTGCTCAGAGCCTGATAAAACTCTTAGTTGGGAAAAAAGAAAAAGTCATACGATAGAGACGTTAAGAACAGCTTCGTTCCAAGTGAAACAAATTGCTAGTGCAGATAAACTCCATAACTTAACGACGATCAATTATGATTACGAGACAGAAGGTGAACGAATTTGGGAGCGATTTAATCGTGGAAAAGAAAAGCAGCGCTGGTATTATGAATCGATCTATCTAAGTTTGTTAGCTGGTCTTACAGCAAAAGAAGCGGAATTTCCTTTGTTTTTAAAGCTAAATGAAATGATTGAAACAGTTTTTGGGGATTGTTGA
- a CDS encoding DUF948 domain-containing protein: protein MELILYLAVALIAIVFAVLSIFLIKVLKSTEKTLSNTAEMIDSLQGQIDGLSKETTMMLHKTNVLADEVQSKVGQFSPVFKSVQETGASLQNLSRSFSKLSKSVEKGVEARQGKAAEAANWGSTALSIWEKYRIKKSNIQAVKEEGKYERV, encoded by the coding sequence ATGGAACTTATTCTTTATTTAGCAGTGGCTCTTATCGCAATTGTATTCGCAGTACTTAGTATCTTTTTAATTAAAGTGTTAAAGTCAACCGAAAAAACACTTTCTAACACAGCAGAAATGATTGATTCTCTGCAGGGACAAATTGATGGGTTATCAAAAGAAACAACAATGATGTTGCACAAAACAAATGTACTTGCAGATGAAGTTCAATCAAAAGTTGGTCAATTCTCACCCGTTTTCAAATCTGTTCAAGAAACAGGTGCCTCTCTACAAAACTTATCCCGTTCTTTTTCCAAATTAAGCAAATCAGTTGAGAAAGGCGTCGAAGCCAGGCAGGGAAAAGCAGCTGAAGCGGCGAATTGGGGAAGTACTGCTTTGAGTATATGGGAGAAGTATCGCATCAAAAAATCAAACATACAAGCTGTTAAGGAGGAAGGTAAATATGAAAGAGTCTAA